The proteins below are encoded in one region of Sebastes fasciatus isolate fSebFas1 chromosome 16, fSebFas1.pri, whole genome shotgun sequence:
- the mlxipl gene encoding carbohydrate-responsive element-binding protein, protein MEAKGRVCSAGQNQQLQESSDSDSEGGEPVRVASYGIGPSTSTASGSFQVIHSGHFMVSSPHSDSAARRRKSGGGSMRLDFDTENRTWCQTYRFGPLSSGSLSIDPTLTRLFDCMSLAYSGKIVSPKWKSFKGLRLLWRDKIRLNNAIWRAWYIQYVEKRKNPVCGFVTPLEGSEADAHRKPEAIVLEGSYWKRRIEVVIKEYHKWRIYYKKRLQNKKDDILSMLQEGQICQAKLEKWSNQMYHQEPEAEPTEVHMFDLDCLLSDISDTLFTMTQKPCPWASDRHDTYTSNADIIQPGLTPLQPNLDDFMDIPDIFMNYRGQPTEQTGFADCGYFESSPSTAFAPLPSPVVTAPQLLIDTQLAQPNLSSDNLPSSSNTRPDQTRPSQDCGAYHTSSIISGAMPYGHQSYNDPPVSIAFTTSIEQPACSSIPFLYSLPCHKFGYYTTTSVTPTVITHTASTVGAQGSVHQAHGYSHTGDTYPQTTCHSLSYPSAVSDPVHASLPSVTAAHCFSVPEQVVIAGVRGKHKQKTGGARTVGPSVAPSGPPLTAPTPASCLAKLLSSSARERKPSLGFDTTLVTAKGQRSSSPSSSSSSTAHVGGASSQLQHGAGWPAGIPVLTPMHSQSATLGHSGPHASTSRGSAVSALLSHGSTHTGTTLLIPKTEKLSPVQLYGTDRSSLTVHFPGHPGQTSPPNPLDKASNPESPHSCFSGHGKIESSKQTETRRITHISAEQKRRFNIKLGFDTLHNLVTTLSSQPSIKISKATTLQKTAEYISKMQQERAQLHDEAQRLREEIQLLNSAINACQQQLPATGVPITRQRFDHMRQKFREYVQAQTLRNWKFWIFSIIIEPLFESYNAMVSTASVEDLCRSTLSWLDQHCSLPALRPMVLSSLRLLSTTTAILTDPSLLPEQATLAVTQGDPAAALDHSLQPAAQDNTHPM, encoded by the exons ATGGAGGCCAAAGGGAGAGTTTGTTCAGCCGGACAGAACCAGCAGCTCCAGGAGTcctcggactcggactcggaggGAGGTGAACCGGTTCGGGTGGCCTCATACGGTATCGGACCGTCCACCTCCACCGCCTCCGGCTCCTTCCAGGTGATCCACAGCGGACACTTCATGGTGTCTTCCCCTCACAGTGACTCTGCTGCCCGCAGGAGGAAGAGCGGCGGCGGCTCCATGAGGCTGGACTTCGACACGGAGAACCGGACCTGGTGTCAGACGTACCGGTTCGGTCCACTGAGCTCCGGGAGCCTGAGCATCGACCCAACACTCACCCGCCTCTTCGACTGCATGTCTCTGGCCTACAG CGGTAAGATAGTCTCTCCTAAGTGGAAGTCTTTTAAGGGTCTGCGGTTGCTGTGGAGAGATAAGATCCGTCTGAACAATGCCATCTGGAGAGCTTGGTACATTCAGT atgtggagaagaggaagaaccCGGTGTGTGGGTTTGTCACACCGCTGGAGGGCTCGGAGGCCGATGCACATCGGAAGCCTGAA GCGATTGTATTAGAGGGCAGCTACTGGAAGCGAAGGATTGAGGTGGTGATCAAGGAGTATCACAAGTGGAGGATTTACTATAAGAAGAGG CTTCAGAACAAGAAGGATGATATTCTATCGATGCTACAAGAG GGTCAGATCTGCCAGGCCAAGCTGGAGAAATGGTCCAATCAGATGTACCACCAGGAGCCTGAGGCTGAGCCGACGGAGGTCCACATGTTTGACCTGGACTGCCTCCTGTCCGACATCTCCGACACCCTGTTCACCATGACGCAGAAGCCGTGCCCCTGGGCCAGCGACCGACACGACA cgTACACGAGCAATGCTGATATAATCCAGCCAGGCCTGACTCCACTGCAGCCCAACCTGGATGATTTCATGGATATACCAG ATATCTTTATGAACTACCGGGGCCAGCCCACTGAGCAGACTGGTTTTGCTGACTGTGGCTATTTTGAGAGCTCACCCAGCACAGCGTTTGCTCCTCTTCCCTCCCCCGTGGTAACAGCTCCTCAGCTCCTTATCGACACCCAGCTGGCTCAG CCCAATCTGTCATCTGACAATTTGCCGTCCTCATCCAATACCCGGCCAGACCAGACCAGGCCGAGCCAGGACTGCGGTGCATACCACACGTCTAGCATCATATCAGGCGCCATGCCCTACGGACATCAGTCTTACAATGATCCACCTGTTTCTATAGCGTTCACCACCAGCATCGAGCAGCCGGCCTGTTCAAGTATCCCCTTCCTGTACTCGCTGCCGTGCCACAAGTTCGGTTACTACACGACGACCAGCGTGACCCCCACCGTCATCACTCACACCGCCTCCACCGTGGGGGCCCAGGGCTCCGTGCACCAGGCTCACGGCTACTCTCACACCGGGGACACATACCCCCAGACTACCTGCCACTCTCTCAGTTACCCGTCCGCCGTGTCTGACCCGGTCCACGCGTCGCTGCCCTCTGTCACCGCGGCCCACTGCTTCTCGGTCCCGGAGCAGGTGGTCATCGCGGGGGTCAGAGGAAAGCACAAGCAAAAGACTGGAGGAGCGAGGACAGTTGGTCCCTCTGTGGCTCCATCTGGGCCCCCGCTCACTGCACCCACACCAGCCAGCTGCCTGGCTAAGCTGCTCTCCTCCAGCGCCCGCGAAC GGAAGCCATCACTAGGATTTGATACTACTCTAGTGACAgccaaaggtcagaggtcatcatCTCCCAGCTCCTCG tCAAGCAGCACCGCGCATGTTGGAGGAGCttcgtctcagctgcagcacgGAGCCGGTTGGCCTGCAGGCATCCCAGTGTTGACACCTATGCACAGCCAGAGCGCCACTCTGGGTCACAGCGGACCCCACGCCAGCACCTCCAGAGGCTCGGCGGTGTCTGCCCTGCTCAGCCACGGCTCCACGCACACCGGCACGACCCTCCTCATTCCCAAGACTGAGAAACTGTCTCCGGTCCAGCTCTACGGCACGGACAGGAGCAGCCTGACAG TTCATTTCCCAGGACATCCAGGCCAAACGTCACCACCAAACCCTTTAGATAAAGCCTCCAACCCCGAGTCCCCACACTCATGTTTCTCAGGCCACGGAAAGATAGAATCAAGTAAG CAAACAGAGACCAGGAGGATAACTCACATCTCGGCTGAGCAGAAGAGGCGCTTCAACATCAAACTGGGTTTTGACACGTTACATAACCTTGTGACAACGCTCAGCTCTCAGCCAAGCATAAAG ATCAGCAAAGCCACCACGCTGCAGAAGACTGCCGAGTACATCAGTAAGATGCAGCAGGAGAGAGCTCAGCTGCACGACGAGgctcagagactcagagaggagaTCCAGCTCCTGAACTCTGCCATCAA CGCGTGCCAGCAGCAGCTCCCAGCCACCGGCGTGCCCATCACACGGCAGCGCTTTGACCACATGAGGCAGAAGTTCCGGGAGTACGTCCAGGCCCAGACGCTGCGGAACTGGAAGTTCTGGATC TTCAGTATCATCATCGAGCCGCTGTTTGAGTCCTATAATGCAATGGTGTCCACTGCCAGTGTGGAGGACCTGTGTCGATCCACTCTGTCCTGGCTGGACCAGCACTGCTCCCTGCCTGCCCTGAGACCCA TGGTTCTGAGTTCACTCCGTCTCCTGAGCACCACCACGGCCATCCTGACAGACCCCAGCCTGCTGCCGGAGCAGGCCACCCTCGCCGTCACCCAGGGCGACCCCGCCGCTGCCCTGGACCACTCCTTACAGCCCGCCGCTCAGGACAATACACACCCCATGTGA